The following coding sequences are from one Streptomyces sp. NBC_00536 window:
- a CDS encoding DUF6114 domain-containing protein: MLLGRRAAGDGPPTGWLERRLPWPARRARLRAWRRTRPFWGGLLLVLGGAELLLVPLSPLTILVSLGLGGIAAIGIGLALIAAGLFLWFLPQARTYVSIHALLLSVLSFVATNLGGFLLGMLLGVTGSALAFGWTPLPDPERGEESPYRPSLDGSGPRTLAAALPVVLLAALAGGAPPARAAAGGGPPMAPRVPPTVTTSLFAPQGFTLAGVTQVPTVDGPLRVLVLKMRAATLTDYRLRTRDGRDEYGLAARTLDLSGDVTLYLTRFSGCIEGLLCVTFSPDGLPAPPVIPPFVFMTNVSAEQALVTSDLIVTDGLRLEAT, translated from the coding sequence GTGCTTCTAGGCCGCCGCGCCGCGGGGGACGGCCCGCCCACGGGATGGCTGGAGCGGCGGCTGCCCTGGCCCGCGCGCCGGGCCCGGCTGCGGGCCTGGCGCCGGACCCGGCCGTTCTGGGGCGGGCTGCTGCTGGTGCTGGGCGGGGCCGAGCTGCTGCTGGTCCCGCTCTCCCCGCTGACCATCCTGGTCAGCCTGGGCCTCGGCGGGATCGCGGCGATCGGCATCGGGCTCGCCCTGATCGCCGCGGGCCTCTTCCTGTGGTTCCTGCCGCAGGCCCGTACGTACGTCAGCATCCACGCCCTGCTGCTCTCGGTGCTGTCCTTCGTCGCGACCAACCTGGGCGGCTTCCTGCTCGGCATGCTGCTCGGCGTCACGGGCAGCGCCCTCGCCTTCGGCTGGACCCCGCTGCCGGATCCGGAGCGCGGCGAGGAGAGTCCCTACCGACCCAGCCTGGACGGCAGCGGGCCGCGCACGCTGGCCGCCGCGCTGCCGGTGGTGCTGCTCGCCGCGCTGGCGGGCGGCGCGCCCCCGGCCCGGGCGGCGGCGGGCGGCGGTCCGCCGATGGCCCCGCGCGTTCCCCCGACGGTCACCACCTCGCTCTTCGCCCCGCAGGGCTTCACCCTCGCCGGGGTCACCCAGGTGCCCACGGTGGACGGGCCGCTGCGGGTGCTGGTGCTGAAGATGCGGGCGGCCACGCTGACCGACTACCGGCTGCGCACCCGGGACGGCCGCGACGAGTACGGGCTCGCCGCCCGGACCCTCGACCTGAGCGGTGACGTGACCTTGTACCTCACCAGGTTCAGCGGCTGCATCGAGGGACTGCTGTGCGTCACCTTCTCCCCCGACGGACTGCCCGCGCCGCCCGTCATCCCGCCCTTCGTCTTCATGACGAACGTCAGCGCCGAACAGGCCCTGGTCACCTCCGACCTGATCGTCACCGACGGGCTCCGGCTGGAGGCGACGTGA
- a CDS encoding peptidase C39 family protein — MTAFTPRRAVLAAALAAATAATVSATPSAAAPAPKGAGGAPAPGKTVDNRFWYSYGHWQAGTHQGTAAAAGPLPGLGIATPAGRTEYADPHTGKKSTWEYATWTSPVHRSAVPATEAIASWNALTPAGTWIQTELRATYTSGVTGPWYVMGRWASGDGDIRRTSVDGQTDGTSTVWTDTLALDGSASASGLRIAAWQLRLTLHRRPGAPLGPVVRLAGAMASGVPDRFTVPASVPGAGGGTGRELRVPRYSQEIHAGQYPEYDNGGEAWCSPTSSQMIIEYWGRGPSPAALAWVRKEYADPQVCHAARATYDAAYKGCGNWPFNAAYAASYPGLAAVVTRLGSLTDVETLTGAGIPVITSQSFLKGELDGAGYGTAGHLMTAIGFTREGDVVANDPNSPTNPAVRRVYKRRQWENIWLRTKRYNASGKVVSGSGGICYLYAPSAPSAAQLRALRAVGVL, encoded by the coding sequence ATGACCGCATTCACCCCGCGCCGGGCCGTCCTCGCGGCGGCCCTCGCCGCCGCCACGGCCGCCACCGTCTCCGCCACCCCGTCCGCGGCCGCGCCCGCCCCGAAGGGCGCCGGGGGAGCCCCGGCCCCGGGCAAGACGGTGGACAACCGGTTCTGGTACTCGTACGGCCACTGGCAGGCCGGGACGCACCAGGGGACCGCCGCGGCCGCGGGCCCGCTCCCCGGGCTGGGCATCGCCACCCCCGCCGGGCGCACCGAGTACGCCGACCCGCACACCGGGAAGAAGAGCACCTGGGAGTACGCGACCTGGACCTCCCCGGTGCACCGCAGCGCCGTACCCGCCACCGAGGCCATCGCCTCCTGGAACGCCCTCACCCCCGCCGGGACCTGGATCCAGACCGAGCTGCGCGCCACCTACACCAGCGGGGTCACCGGCCCCTGGTACGTGATGGGCCGCTGGGCCTCCGGCGACGGCGACATCCGGCGCACCTCGGTGGACGGCCAGACCGACGGCACCTCCACCGTCTGGACCGACACCCTCGCCCTCGACGGCTCCGCGAGCGCGAGCGGCCTGCGGATCGCCGCGTGGCAGCTGCGCCTGACCCTGCACCGCCGCCCCGGCGCCCCGCTCGGGCCGGTGGTCCGGCTGGCGGGCGCGATGGCCTCGGGCGTCCCCGACCGCTTCACGGTGCCCGCCTCGGTGCCCGGCGCGGGTGGCGGCACGGGCCGCGAGCTGCGCGTTCCGCGCTATTCGCAGGAGATCCACGCGGGCCAGTACCCCGAGTACGACAACGGCGGCGAGGCCTGGTGCAGCCCCACCTCCTCGCAGATGATCATCGAGTACTGGGGTCGCGGGCCCAGCCCCGCCGCCCTGGCCTGGGTCAGGAAGGAGTACGCCGACCCGCAGGTCTGCCACGCGGCCCGCGCCACCTACGACGCCGCCTACAAGGGCTGCGGCAACTGGCCGTTCAACGCCGCCTACGCCGCCTCCTACCCCGGCCTGGCGGCCGTGGTGACCCGGCTCGGCTCCCTCACCGATGTGGAGACCCTGACCGGGGCGGGCATCCCGGTCATCACCTCACAGTCCTTCCTCAAGGGGGAACTCGACGGGGCGGGCTACGGCACGGCGGGCCACCTGATGACGGCGATCGGCTTCACCCGCGAGGGGGACGTCGTCGCCAACGACCCCAACTCGCCCACGAATCCGGCCGTGCGCCGGGTCTACAAGCGCCGCCAGTGGGAGAACATCTGGCTGCGCACCAAGCGCTACAACGCCTCCGGCAAGGTCGTCTCGGGCAGCGGCGGGATCTGCTACCTCTACGCGCCGTCCGCCCCGAGCGCGGCGCAACTGCGGGCGCTGCGCGCGGTCGGAGTGCTCTGA
- a CDS encoding SPW repeat protein, whose product MTTHPNIELHPDLAEMRTRFERVTTTPLAQAVEALALVTGLYIAASPWIAGFSGLSSLAITNLIAGLAYCLCMGGLGSAYERTHAMAWTAVAISAWTIVAPWVISGDVSTTRTVVSNVIAGGVGLVLALAMAGMAGRERTTRAG is encoded by the coding sequence ATGACCACCCACCCGAACATCGAACTGCACCCCGACCTGGCCGAGATGCGCACCCGCTTCGAGCGGGTCACCACCACCCCGCTCGCACAGGCCGTGGAAGCCCTCGCGCTCGTCACCGGCCTGTACATCGCCGCCTCGCCCTGGATCGCGGGGTTCAGCGGACTCTCCTCGCTGGCGATCACGAACCTGATCGCGGGCCTGGCGTACTGCCTGTGCATGGGCGGCCTCGGCTCCGCCTACGAACGCACGCACGCGATGGCCTGGACGGCCGTCGCCATCTCCGCCTGGACGATCGTCGCCCCCTGGGTGATCTCCGGCGACGTCTCCACCACGCGGACCGTGGTCAGCAACGTCATCGCGGGCGGCGTCGGCCTGGTGCTGGCCCTCGCCATGGCGGGCATGGCCGGCCGGGAGCGCACGACGCGCGCGGGCTGA
- a CDS encoding uridine kinase family protein, with translation MAPLARELVTLAPSLGPVRVIGIDGHAGSGKSTFAGRLAEALGGAPVLHLDDVATHEELFGWTERLRAQVLGPLAAGRAAHWAPYDWVARRFGPERVLEPAPVLLVEGVGAGRRALRPYLARLVWMEMPREQSWGRGRDRDGRELSLFWDGWERAERAHFADDPSRPFADTVVRQSGTGYEWSSGTGATAQRAGFVTRSDELPRS, from the coding sequence CTGGCCCCGCTCGCCCGTGAACTCGTCACCCTGGCGCCGTCACTGGGGCCCGTACGGGTGATCGGCATCGACGGGCACGCCGGATCCGGGAAGAGCACCTTCGCCGGGCGGCTGGCCGAGGCCCTGGGCGGCGCCCCGGTCCTGCACCTCGACGACGTGGCCACGCACGAGGAGCTGTTCGGCTGGACGGAGCGGCTGCGCGCCCAGGTCCTCGGCCCCCTCGCGGCCGGGCGGGCGGCGCACTGGGCGCCGTACGACTGGGTGGCGCGCCGCTTCGGGCCCGAGCGGGTGCTGGAACCGGCTCCGGTGCTGCTCGTCGAGGGTGTCGGCGCGGGCCGCCGGGCGCTGCGGCCGTACCTGGCGCGCCTGGTGTGGATGGAAATGCCCCGGGAGCAGTCGTGGGGGCGCGGGCGGGACCGGGACGGGCGCGAACTGTCGCTCTTCTGGGACGGGTGGGAGCGCGCGGAGCGCGCGCACTTCGCGGACGACCCTTCGCGCCCCTTCGCGGACACTGTGGTGCGCCAGAGCGGTACGGGATACGAGTGGTCTTCCGGGACGGGTGCGACCGCCCAGCGAGCCGGTTTCGTCACCCGGAGTGACGAACTCCCCCGGTCCTGA
- a CDS encoding SCO1431 family membrane protein, protein MTAHTAALTARARDLVRTGGPKDDSAWLEHVLGWTLVVVLAMLVTQIGWL, encoded by the coding sequence ATGACCGCACACACCGCCGCTCTGACCGCCCGTGCCCGCGACCTCGTCCGCACCGGTGGCCCCAAGGACGATTCCGCCTGGCTGGAGCACGTGCTCGGCTGGACCCTGGTGGTCGTCCTCGCGATGCTCGTCACCCAGATCGGCTGGCTCTGA
- a CDS encoding AAA family ATPase: MDFGMPGSAYAPAELAWLRGVDACTMGAYPQAEEEFRAAVLLDPSMADAWLGLHALRVDTTNALLRMYAHRDRFGEQRARHRRTLNSWYWLGWWVQPVLESKRDLLLAHASHWLDGRHVPELDRALAALPPVDTDPQVRFLHACRSYLVKDWDQLVRHTEPLVDDPLLGIEAGLFGGMARVRLEMYGQAEPMLSAALMRCRSEQPQRKELRYWLARAHEGTGRSAAALPLYRAVHRVDPAFMDTAARLTAISESDGLDGLDGLSGPDGYGLAAAGGDFAAVALGGGLGQDIAADGQAEPDPPLPSEPPETRFAPGAGAPNGPVGPGPDATGRADGVRRRTGVPAQGGPQGLPAGPADPALLAEALDELERMVGLEPVKRQVKALSAQLHMARLRAGQGLPVQPPKRHFVFSGPSGTGKTTVARILGRVFYALGLLGGDHLVEAQRADLVGEFLGQTAVKANELIDSAIGGVLFVDEAYSLSNSGYSKGDAYGDEALQVLLKRAEDNRGHLVVILAGYPAGMDRLLATNPGLSSRFTTRVDFPSYRPLELTAIGGVLADANGDRWDEEALEELRSISGHVVEQGWIDELGNGRFLRTLYEKSCAYRDLRLTGFAGEPSRDDLATLRLADLMQAYGEVLSGRGPQERPEPPPP; this comes from the coding sequence ATGGACTTCGGCATGCCGGGCAGCGCCTACGCCCCGGCCGAACTCGCCTGGCTGCGCGGAGTGGACGCCTGCACGATGGGCGCCTATCCGCAGGCCGAGGAGGAGTTCCGGGCGGCCGTGCTGCTCGATCCCTCGATGGCCGACGCCTGGCTGGGGCTGCACGCGCTGCGGGTGGACACCACCAACGCCTTATTGCGCATGTACGCCCACCGGGACCGCTTCGGGGAGCAGCGCGCACGGCACCGGCGGACGCTCAACTCCTGGTACTGGCTTGGCTGGTGGGTCCAGCCCGTGCTGGAGAGCAAGCGCGATCTGCTGCTCGCGCACGCCTCGCACTGGCTGGACGGCCGCCACGTGCCCGAACTGGACCGGGCGCTGGCCGCGCTGCCGCCGGTCGACACCGACCCTCAGGTGCGCTTCCTGCACGCCTGCCGGTCCTATCTGGTCAAGGACTGGGACCAGTTGGTGCGCCACACCGAGCCGCTCGTGGACGATCCGCTGCTCGGCATCGAGGCGGGCCTGTTCGGCGGGATGGCCCGGGTCCGGCTGGAGATGTACGGGCAGGCGGAGCCGATGCTGTCGGCCGCGCTGATGCGCTGCCGCAGCGAGCAGCCACAGCGCAAGGAGCTGCGCTACTGGCTGGCCCGGGCGCACGAGGGCACCGGGCGCAGCGCGGCGGCGCTGCCGCTGTACCGGGCGGTGCACCGGGTGGACCCGGCCTTCATGGACACCGCGGCCCGGCTGACCGCGATCTCGGAGAGCGATGGCCTCGACGGGCTCGACGGGCTGAGCGGGCCGGACGGGTACGGACTCGCCGCGGCGGGCGGGGACTTCGCGGCCGTGGCACTGGGCGGCGGGCTCGGGCAGGACATCGCGGCGGACGGGCAGGCCGAACCGGACCCGCCGCTGCCGTCCGAGCCGCCGGAGACCCGCTTCGCCCCGGGTGCGGGCGCGCCGAACGGTCCGGTGGGGCCGGGGCCCGACGCCACCGGGCGCGCGGACGGCGTACGGCGCAGGACCGGCGTACCGGCGCAAGGCGGGCCGCAGGGGCTGCCGGCCGGACCGGCGGATCCGGCGCTGCTCGCCGAGGCGCTCGACGAACTGGAGCGGATGGTCGGGCTGGAGCCGGTCAAGCGGCAGGTCAAGGCGCTCTCGGCGCAGCTGCACATGGCCCGGCTGCGGGCCGGTCAGGGGCTGCCGGTGCAGCCGCCGAAACGGCACTTCGTCTTCTCCGGGCCGTCCGGTACGGGCAAGACGACCGTGGCCCGGATCCTGGGCCGGGTCTTCTACGCCCTCGGGCTGCTCGGCGGCGACCACCTGGTGGAGGCCCAGCGGGCGGACCTGGTCGGCGAGTTCCTCGGGCAGACCGCCGTGAAGGCCAACGAGCTGATCGATTCGGCGATCGGCGGGGTGCTGTTCGTGGACGAGGCCTACAGCCTGTCCAACTCGGGCTACAGCAAGGGCGACGCGTACGGCGACGAGGCGCTCCAGGTGCTGCTCAAGCGGGCCGAGGACAACCGGGGCCACCTGGTGGTGATCCTGGCGGGCTACCCGGCGGGCATGGACCGGCTGCTCGCGACGAATCCGGGGCTGTCCTCGCGGTTCACCACCCGGGTGGACTTCCCGAGCTACCGCCCGCTGGAACTGACCGCGATCGGCGGGGTGCTGGCGGACGCGAACGGGGACCGCTGGGACGAGGAGGCGCTGGAGGAGCTGCGCAGCATCAGCGGGCACGTGGTGGAGCAGGGCTGGATCGACGAGCTGGGCAACGGCCGCTTCCTGCGCACCCTGTACGAGAAGAGCTGCGCCTACCGGGACCTGCGGCTGACGGGTTTCGCCGGTGAGCCCTCGCGGGACGATCTCGCCACGTTGCGGCTGGCGGACCTGATGCAGGCCTACGGGGAGGTCCTCTCGGGCCGGGGCCCCCAGGAACGGCCGGAGCCCCCGCCGCCGTAG